From the Brachyspira intermedia PWS/A genome, the window AACTACAGAAATCACAGAAAAATAGTTGTAGTTGATGGTGTTGTAGCATATATGGGTGGAATGAATATGGGGCAAGAATATATAGACGGAGGAAAACGATTTAATTCTTGGAAAGATGTGCATATGAGAATAGTTGGAGATTCATGCAATCTTATACAGAATGTTTTTGTATGCGATTGGTACAATGCCGGAGGAAGAGATTTAGAAATTTTTAATATTGAAGAAAATAAACATAAACATTTCAAAAAAATAAAATATGTTAATAAAGAATTAAACGAAGAAAAAGTTTCAATCATAAGAAAAGATTTATTTCCACAATCTTTCACAGATAAATTTCTTCCTGTTCAGATAATAACTTCAGGGGCAGACTCTAAATGGGACAGCATACAAAAAGTATATTCTAAAATGATAGAAGAAGCCAAAGAAAGTATTTATATAGAAAGTCCTTATTTTGTACCTGATGACGGTTTTTTGAGAACTTTAGAAAATGCTGCATTATCAGAAGTGAATGTAAATCTTATGATAACAGGAAACCCTGATAAATTGGTTGCTTGGTGGGTAGCTCAAACATATTTTGAAACTTTACTCAATGCTGGTGTAAATATATATTTATATGAAAAAGGTTTCTTGCACAGTAAATTCTGTGTAATGGATGGAAGAATAGTATCATGTGGTACTTGCAACATGGACATAAGAAGCTTTTATTTACATTACGAAATGAATGCTGTTATATATGATATTGATATAGCTAAAAAATTTGAAGATATATTTAAAAAAGATATGCTTGATTCTCATAAAATAACTATAGAGGAATATTCTAAACAGCCTATGCTTGTAAGACTTAGAAATTCGGCTTGCAGAATTATAGCCCCTGTTTTATAATATGGCATATTTTTTATATGGTAAATAATTATGATGAAGAAAATAAAAATATCAGAATTAGATAATCAAGCCCTTTTCGATTTAGGGCTTTCAAAAGAAAGGTATATTCTTTTTGTAGATGATATAGGTATAAAAAAAGATAATATACCAACTCTAAATGAACTCCTAAGAACTAGAGAAGATTTCTTTATTAATATCTCATCAGAGAAAGATGAAAGTAATAAAAATTATATAAGCGGTAATGATCTGCTTACAGCTTTGTCTGAAATTAGAAATCTTATATATCATGCATCACTAAAGTATCCTTTAAAAAATATTTCTATATTTGCTAGACTTATCAATTTGAGGAGTTTGCATCTATATGGTGATTTACCTAAAGATATGGAATTAAAGCCTCTTGATAATATAGAAAATTTAGAAAGTGTTTATATAGAAAATGGACTTACATTAAGACAAGATGTTTATTTATCTATGAGAAGCACAATAAGAGAAATAGGTGCCGGAACATTCAGAATGGAGTCTTTTGATAAGAATCCTAATTTGAAAAAAATAGCCATTCTTACAGGAGTTTCTCATGAGGAAGAAATGCCTAAAAAACTTCCTGAATTAGAAGAGCTTTATATTGAAAAAGGAAAGAATATAAGATCATTTAATTTTATATCAGAAATGAAAACACTTAAAACTTTGGAATTAAATAATATACCTACATTAAAAGAAATTCCTGATTTAAGTAATTTAGAAGATTTAAAAAAGGTTATTTTAACTAATCTTAGAAATCTTGAAAATATGGATGCTATATTAAATCATCCTAGAATAAGAATTTTAATATTAGAAAATATAAAATGCTTTAATATAGATATGCTTTCAAAGGAAACAGCTCCTAGATTAAAATATGTATCCGTTATAAGCGATGATAAAAATTGGGATAAAAGGACAAAGAAGTTGTTAGAAGAAAAAGGATACAAGGACTATAATGAAGATTAGTGCCTTTGAATTTGATATACAAAAAGATAAGTATAAAAATTTAGATATAATAAATAATCATTTAAAAAATATAAGTGATAAAGAAAAATCTGATTTAATAGTACTTCCTGAATTATCTTCTAATGGTTATTTATTTGAAAACAGAGAAGAATTAATAAATACTGCTGAAGATATAAAAGACGGTATATTTATAAATAGCCTATCTGAAATGTCAAAAAAATATGATATATCTATAATTGCAGGATTTGCTGAAAAGTTTGAAAATAAAATTTATAATTCTGCTGCAATAATAGAAAAAGGAAATATAAAAGGCATATATAGGAAAATACATTTATCCGATTTTGAAAAGAAATTTTTTGATATTGGAGAAATAAATAACGCGGATTTAGTTTTCAATATAAACGGCATTAATATATCGGTACAAATATGCTTTGATTTATGGTTCAATGAAATATCAAGAAAGCAAATATTAAATGGAAGTAATTTAATATGCGTGCTTGCTAATTTCGGTTCAAATACCACTTTTGAAATAGCTAGGATAAGAGCCATAGAAAATTTAACTCCTCTAGTATTATGCAATCGCATAGGTATAGAAAAAAATTCAATTATGGAAGCTTCTTTTATTGGCAAAAGTTTTATATGCGATGAAACAGGAAAATTACTTACAGATATTGATAATAATCAAAATAACAAAATAATCAATGCTGAAATAGAAATAAAAAACAAAAGACAAAATATAATATGTTCTGACTTTATGAAAGAGATTAAAAGACATTATTAATAAAAAAGAATGAGCCTAATTTATATAATCAAGCCCATTCTAAATATAATTTTAATATTATCAAGTTTTACAATTTGAAATAACTTACAACATCTATTAATTTCTGAGCTTCGCTGCTTAAAGTTATACTTGCTTCTTTTGACTGCTCTACTAAACTAGCATTTTCCTGTGTGCTTGCATCCATTTTTAATACTGCCTGATTAACCTGATCAACTCCGCTTTGCTGTTCTACTGCTGTTGTAGAAATATCTCTCATTATATTGGCTGTATTTTCTATTTTATCTTTAATATCAACAAATATTTCCTGAGATTTTCTAGCTGCTTCTGTTGCTACTCTTATTTTCTCATCTGAATCTGCTATTAAGGAAGTAATATCTTTTACAGATGTTTGAGTATTCTGTGCTAAAGTTCTAACTTCTGAAGCTACTACAGAGAAACCTCTGCCCTGCTCTCCTGCACGTGCTGCTTCAACTGATGCATTAAGTGCTAATATATTAGTTTGAAAAGCAATATCTTCTATCAATTTTGTTATATTAGTTATTTTTCTGCTTGCTTCATAAACATCTTCCATACTTCTTGTTGTACTGTCTATTATAAGTCCTGCTTCTTCTACAGATTTTTTAGAATCATTCATCATATTATTTCCTATGACGGATTTTTCTGCAGAATTTTTTATTGTAGAAGCCATTTGCTCCATAGAACTAGCAGTTTGCTCTAATGATGATGATTGAGATTGAGTTCTTAAAGCTAAATCGTTATTTCCGCTTGCTAATTCTTTTGATGTCAATTCTATATTATTAGAAGAATCAATTATATTGCTTACTATATTTTTTAATTTTTCTATAGTATTATTAAATCCATTAGCTATTATTCCAAATTCATGATTTTGATATTTGTTAGTCAAAAATTTACTTGGTGCTGATACAGTTAAATCTCCGTTTCCAAGTCTGTTTAAATCGCTTGCTATTCTTGATAATACTCTTGATATATTTTTATTAACATATACTATAACTATAAATGATGTAACAATAAGAAGTAATAAACTTAAAACTATAGTTATTTTTATTAGAGTATTTTTATTAGCAAAAAATTCACTGTCAAGCATAGTAACGCACATTATCCAATCTATATTTTCAAGTCTTGAGAAAGCCATTATTTTTTTACCTTCATCTTCATAATGTAAAGCACCTTTTCTTTGTGAGGCTGCAGCAGATAAAGCATTTTTAGAACCTATGGATATAGTGTTAACTTTTTTAACTTCTTTATGTGCCACTCTTCTTCCTTCTTCATTAACAATATATATATTACCTGTTTTTCCTATAGTAATTTCAGAAAAATATTTTTGAACAAAAGAATCCCATCTTAATTCAGCATATAACACTCCGGCAGGTCTTGCATTAGTATCAAATACTCCGGCCAAAACACCTATCACATAGTTTCCTGTAACTGATGATAAATAAATCTCATCTTCAATGGCATATTTATAATTATTGTTTTGAAGCTCTTTCCATATAGTTTTTTGACTTACAGTATTCAAATGTTCATTAGATGCCGTATCTAAAACAACTCTTCCATTTAAATCTATTAAAGCAAAAGCTGAAAAATGAGATTCTAATTCTTTAAGAAGCTCTGTAAATTCACCGCTTGCTATAGATAAAGTATACTGATTAGGATTTTCAAAATAATCTAAAAATTCAGATTCTTTAGATATGACGGAAGTCAAATCTGACTGATCTTCAATCCATATAGAAACTAAATCTCTATATCCGTCAGCAGTTTCCATAAATCCGCTTATGGCAGTTCTCTCCATAAATATTGCAGAAGCAGATATTATTACTATCATAAGAACCAAAAGCATTATAGCTACCGATGATATAATAGTAAAAGGCATTTTAAATTTTAAAGTTTGCATAAATTTCATAAATAATACCCCCATATATAACTCAATTATTATGATAATAGTATATGATATTTTTTTGAAAAAGTCTATATATTTGTAAATAATTTTTACTAAAATCTTTAAAAATCTTCTATTTTTTTACATATTAAGTAAATATTTAGTAAATTTATATTATAAATGTAAATATTTTTTGTTTTT encodes:
- a CDS encoding carbon-nitrogen hydrolase family protein, with the translated sequence MKISAFEFDIQKDKYKNLDIINNHLKNISDKEKSDLIVLPELSSNGYLFENREELINTAEDIKDGIFINSLSEMSKKYDISIIAGFAEKFENKIYNSAAIIEKGNIKGIYRKIHLSDFEKKFFDIGEINNADLVFNINGINISVQICFDLWFNEISRKQILNGSNLICVLANFGSNTTFEIARIRAIENLTPLVLCNRIGIEKNSIMEASFIGKSFICDETGKLLTDIDNNQNNKIINAEIEIKNKRQNIICSDFMKEIKRHY
- a CDS encoding leucine-rich repeat domain-containing protein, whose protein sequence is MMKKIKISELDNQALFDLGLSKERYILFVDDIGIKKDNIPTLNELLRTREDFFINISSEKDESNKNYISGNDLLTALSEIRNLIYHASLKYPLKNISIFARLINLRSLHLYGDLPKDMELKPLDNIENLESVYIENGLTLRQDVYLSMRSTIREIGAGTFRMESFDKNPNLKKIAILTGVSHEEEMPKKLPELEELYIEKGKNIRSFNFISEMKTLKTLELNNIPTLKEIPDLSNLEDLKKVILTNLRNLENMDAILNHPRIRILILENIKCFNIDMLSKETAPRLKYVSVISDDKNWDKRTKKLLEEKGYKDYNED
- the cls gene encoding cardiolipin synthase — translated: MVSIAIKMLLENRPPYSFIAWLTVLVFLPYIGVIFYIFLGMDWKKSKKKISAKLPEDMIKNYFSSLLKEQIKILDNMQGNYGKHINLVKLAIKSGYSPITVQNEVYVFDEGDKLFDAIIQDLKLAEKTIHMEYFIWRSDKLGNRIKDVLINKAKQGVEIRLIFDGVGSLKRISRKYRKELKANGIKFLYYHDPFSILWTRFVNYRNHRKIVVVDGVVAYMGGMNMGQEYIDGGKRFNSWKDVHMRIVGDSCNLIQNVFVCDWYNAGGRDLEIFNIEENKHKHFKKIKYVNKELNEEKVSIIRKDLFPQSFTDKFLPVQIITSGADSKWDSIQKVYSKMIEEAKESIYIESPYFVPDDGFLRTLENAALSEVNVNLMITGNPDKLVAWWVAQTYFETLLNAGVNIYLYEKGFLHSKFCVMDGRIVSCGTCNMDIRSFYLHYEMNAVIYDIDIAKKFEDIFKKDMLDSHKITIEEYSKQPMLVRLRNSACRIIAPVL
- a CDS encoding methyl-accepting chemotaxis protein, encoding MKFMQTLKFKMPFTIISSVAIMLLVLMIVIISASAIFMERTAISGFMETADGYRDLVSIWIEDQSDLTSVISKESEFLDYFENPNQYTLSIASGEFTELLKELESHFSAFALIDLNGRVVLDTASNEHLNTVSQKTIWKELQNNNYKYAIEDEIYLSSVTGNYVIGVLAGVFDTNARPAGVLYAELRWDSFVQKYFSEITIGKTGNIYIVNEEGRRVAHKEVKKVNTISIGSKNALSAAASQRKGALHYEDEGKKIMAFSRLENIDWIMCVTMLDSEFFANKNTLIKITIVLSLLLLIVTSFIVIVYVNKNISRVLSRIASDLNRLGNGDLTVSAPSKFLTNKYQNHEFGIIANGFNNTIEKLKNIVSNIIDSSNNIELTSKELASGNNDLALRTQSQSSSLEQTASSMEQMASTIKNSAEKSVIGNNMMNDSKKSVEEAGLIIDSTTRSMEDVYEASRKITNITKLIEDIAFQTNILALNASVEAARAGEQGRGFSVVASEVRTLAQNTQTSVKDITSLIADSDEKIRVATEAARKSQEIFVDIKDKIENTANIMRDISTTAVEQQSGVDQVNQAVLKMDASTQENASLVEQSKEASITLSSEAQKLIDVVSYFKL